A stretch of Amycolatopsis balhimycina FH 1894 DNA encodes these proteins:
- a CDS encoding DeoR/GlpR family DNA-binding transcription regulator, protein MYAEERQRVFLDRARANGRVDVAELAAEFSVTTETVRRDLTVLERHGLLRRVHGGAIPVERLGFEPALATRNTLMATEKDRIAKAAITEIPEEGAILLDAGSTTARLAEHLPADRELTVVTNSITIATTLSTRPNITLMLVGGRLRGRTLALVDSWALQALRDTFVEVAFIATNGLSLERGLTTPDTAEAMVKQASINCARRTVLLADHTKVGNDHFARFAELSDIDTFITDDGIDKHVARDLAGAGPRMVIA, encoded by the coding sequence ATGTACGCAGAAGAACGGCAGCGTGTGTTCCTGGACCGGGCACGTGCCAACGGTCGCGTCGACGTGGCCGAACTGGCCGCCGAGTTCTCGGTCACCACCGAAACCGTCCGCCGCGACCTCACCGTACTCGAACGACACGGCCTGCTCCGCCGCGTCCACGGCGGCGCCATCCCCGTCGAGCGCCTCGGGTTCGAACCCGCCCTCGCCACCCGCAACACCCTCATGGCCACCGAAAAAGACCGCATCGCCAAAGCCGCCATCACCGAAATCCCCGAAGAAGGCGCCATCCTCCTCGACGCCGGCAGCACCACCGCCCGCCTCGCCGAACACCTCCCCGCCGACCGCGAACTCACCGTCGTCACCAACTCCATCACCATCGCCACGACCCTCTCCACCCGCCCCAACATCACCCTCATGCTCGTCGGCGGACGACTCCGCGGCCGCACCCTCGCCCTCGTCGACTCCTGGGCCCTCCAAGCCCTCCGAGACACCTTCGTCGAAGTCGCCTTCATCGCCACCAACGGACTATCCCTCGAACGCGGCCTCACCACCCCCGACACCGCCGAAGCCATGGTCAAACAAGCCTCCATCAACTGCGCCCGCCGCACCGTCCTCCTCGCCGACCACACCAAAGTCGGCAACGACCACTTCGCCCGCTTCGCCGAACTATCCGACATCGACACCTTCATCACCGACGACGGCATCGACAAACACGTAGCCCGAGACCTCGCCGGAGCCGGACCGCGCATGGTCATCGCCTGA
- a CDS encoding helix-turn-helix transcriptional regulator, with translation MPNPSDGADTKTCMASLLPDLTVVAANDEFFEQFGRSSADVCGRGLYELLHPGTQAVLDRHFAGLVKRGHNRFAERVLGMYGPDNLFSGELTAVAVRGETDELSSIVVLVSPDGVIAEEAEVPEQGRRRSRARKALLTELDGRILEGVAAGASTVQLASRLYLSRQGVEYHVGSMLRKLRVSNRPALVSRAYSMGLLAADCWPPRVVPGVVT, from the coding sequence ATGCCGAACCCGTCCGATGGTGCCGACACCAAGACCTGCATGGCCAGCCTGCTGCCGGACCTGACCGTGGTGGCGGCCAACGACGAGTTCTTCGAGCAGTTCGGCCGGAGCTCCGCCGACGTGTGCGGGCGCGGGCTCTACGAGCTGCTGCACCCGGGTACCCAGGCCGTGCTGGACCGGCACTTCGCCGGGCTGGTGAAACGCGGCCACAATCGCTTCGCCGAGCGCGTGCTCGGCATGTACGGGCCCGACAACCTGTTCTCCGGTGAGCTGACCGCGGTGGCGGTGCGCGGCGAGACCGACGAGCTGTCGTCGATCGTCGTGCTGGTCTCCCCGGACGGCGTCATCGCCGAGGAAGCCGAGGTCCCCGAGCAGGGCCGCCGCCGGTCACGCGCCCGGAAGGCGCTGCTGACCGAGCTCGACGGGCGGATCCTGGAAGGGGTGGCGGCCGGTGCGTCCACCGTGCAGCTGGCCAGCCGCCTGTACCTGAGCCGCCAGGGCGTGGAGTACCACGTCGGCTCGATGCTGCGGAAGCTCCGGGTGTCGAACCGGCCGGCCCTGGTTTCCCGGGCCTACTCGATGGGTCTGCTCGCCGCCGACTGCTGGCCGCCCCGGGTCGTGCCCGGCGTGGTGACCTGA
- a CDS encoding DUF5988 family protein, with amino-acid sequence MSARKATLIGGPAGLPANDRTREVTTGLEEKLKIPHGAGYEHFSHDGEFSVVDGAEAAVFRWCGSTRVAE; translated from the coding sequence GTGTCGGCCAGGAAAGCGACGTTGATCGGCGGGCCCGCCGGCCTGCCCGCGAACGATCGGACCCGCGAGGTGACCACCGGGCTCGAGGAGAAGCTGAAGATCCCGCACGGAGCGGGCTACGAGCACTTCAGCCACGACGGCGAGTTTTCGGTGGTGGACGGGGCCGAGGCCGCCGTCTTCCGCTGGTGCGGCAGCACCCGCGTCGCCGAGTGA
- a CDS encoding thioesterase II family protein, translating to MDISETEAALWIRRFAGTPDATARLVCFPHAGGAASFFQPVARALAPAADVISLQYPGRQDRRREPVIRSVDEYAARLTAVLGGLPPMPTVYFGHSMGAILAFEVAHRLAAAGGGAPASLVASGRRGPATVREEFVHLLGDDGIIAEVQELGGTDTALLDDEEIRRMALPAIRGDFTAIETYSCPPDRLVPCPVTVFIGDTDPKVTAEEARMWGQHTTGAFAMHVYRGGHFFLVEHSADVLARLRAELARVAATHAVRA from the coding sequence GTGGACATCTCAGAAACCGAAGCCGCACTCTGGATCCGCCGCTTCGCCGGCACGCCGGACGCGACGGCCCGGCTGGTCTGCTTCCCGCACGCGGGTGGCGCGGCGAGCTTCTTCCAGCCGGTGGCGCGCGCCCTGGCGCCCGCTGCGGACGTGATCTCGCTGCAGTACCCGGGACGGCAGGACCGGCGCCGGGAACCGGTCATCCGGTCCGTCGACGAGTACGCCGCGCGGCTGACCGCCGTGCTGGGCGGCCTGCCGCCGATGCCGACCGTCTACTTCGGACACAGCATGGGCGCGATCCTCGCCTTCGAGGTGGCGCACCGCCTGGCGGCAGCGGGTGGCGGCGCACCGGCGTCGCTGGTCGCGTCCGGCCGCCGCGGCCCGGCGACCGTCCGCGAGGAGTTCGTGCACCTGCTCGGCGACGACGGCATCATCGCCGAGGTCCAGGAGCTCGGCGGCACCGACACGGCGTTGCTGGACGACGAGGAGATCCGCCGGATGGCGCTGCCCGCCATCCGGGGCGACTTCACCGCCATCGAAACCTACAGCTGCCCGCCGGACCGGCTGGTGCCCTGCCCGGTCACCGTCTTCATCGGCGACACCGATCCCAAGGTGACGGCCGAAGAGGCCCGGATGTGGGGGCAGCACACCACCGGCGCCTTCGCCATGCACGTCTACCGCGGCGGCCACTTCTTCCTGGTGGAGCACTCGGCGGACGTGCTGGCGCGCTTGCGGGCCGAGCTGGCCCGGGTCGCCGCCACCCACGCCGTCCGGGCCTGA
- a CDS encoding amino acid adenylation domain-containing protein, which yields MTDRLPEDAAFTRLVCPIEQWFLGFPAKMSPVTNFCVEGAGRLDTESLRRAVAVASEACPGARLVRRGRRWVDGGADPAVKVVSGVADPCAAPELRSPLPNRSGANCEVLLLDGPEPTVVLRASHVVMDGRGLILWARDVFRALRGEEPAGARSTGTVLDLDNPFYSQAGQAEAATKVPSLLGIPPRADIRRQLWRRRTVDGNFPALSAKLAAAVTAFSGRPTAPIRFPLDLRPFHPEIRSTGNLSLVLSLDVAAVDSWEEIYQRLLAALSDQDGRVSAPDPSILKAPVPLLRYFIRRAERSARREDRFSATANVNNLGRVPAEWFHTGTFEAAGAYMVSPMEPATPVSVVATEGDGRTDLTVAWWDGPGMSERVDALLDTVGEALAPAVHREQGRLTSAALPDPGPGIVDRFLEQVRRRPDAIAVSASDGEVTYAELDRRMRGVAKSLRELGVGREDVVGLLADKTVDAVAGAWGTLMAGAAYLPMDPQHPDARIRTLLADAKAAACLVTRPHDRRDHRPDGCAGLVLDDLPRDADLEPAAPAPGDLAYVVYTSGSTGRPKGVEVEHRSIAAYATCATKEHGIGPATRLPLLCSLSFDLAQLSLILPLTVGGTLQLLRDEISHLGLQEVLDAGATTLSLTPSHLDLITRLELRPGAVRTLLVIGEQFTRGVALRARQVFGPDCLITNMYGPAEATIGVGYHDFDADRDEGAAVPIGVPYDGVTYHVLDAGRGYVAPGEPGELYIGGSQLARGYRGRPDLTRERFVRLADGGRVYRTGDIVRRLPGGGLEFCGRIDDQIKVLGHRIEPAEIAQTMETHPAVSGAVVVARSRPGHRDKTLCGYVTAADGPIDIGELTGYLAEQLPGYLVPATIVPVAEFPRSMNGKIATASLPDPFGDAKPVAGGALEGMEDTVARIWSQVLGVEADRLHGASDFHRLGGDSLSLITMVAQVARHATGPDGERAFVSRLPEIIRRTTVEHVAELAVQARAGQ from the coding sequence ATGACCGATCGTCTACCGGAAGACGCCGCCTTCACGCGGCTGGTGTGCCCGATCGAGCAGTGGTTCCTCGGCTTCCCGGCGAAGATGTCACCGGTCACGAACTTCTGTGTCGAAGGCGCCGGCCGGCTGGACACCGAGAGCCTGCGCCGCGCGGTGGCCGTCGCTTCCGAGGCGTGCCCGGGCGCCCGGCTCGTCCGCCGTGGTCGCCGCTGGGTCGACGGGGGTGCCGACCCGGCCGTCAAGGTGGTCTCCGGCGTCGCGGACCCCTGCGCCGCGCCCGAACTGCGCTCGCCGCTGCCCAACCGCTCCGGCGCGAACTGCGAGGTGCTGCTGCTCGACGGTCCCGAGCCGACCGTGGTGCTGCGGGCGAGCCACGTGGTGATGGACGGGCGCGGGCTGATCCTCTGGGCGCGAGACGTGTTCCGCGCCCTGCGCGGGGAGGAACCGGCCGGCGCGCGGTCGACCGGGACCGTGCTGGACCTCGACAACCCGTTCTACAGCCAGGCCGGCCAAGCCGAGGCGGCCACCAAGGTGCCGTCCTTGCTCGGGATCCCGCCGCGCGCGGACATCCGCCGGCAGCTGTGGCGGCGGCGGACGGTCGACGGGAACTTCCCGGCGTTGAGCGCCAAGCTGGCCGCCGCCGTGACCGCGTTCTCCGGCCGGCCCACCGCGCCGATCCGGTTTCCGCTGGACCTGCGCCCGTTCCACCCCGAGATCCGGTCCACCGGCAACCTGTCGCTCGTCCTGTCCCTGGACGTGGCGGCCGTCGACTCGTGGGAAGAGATCTACCAGCGGCTGCTGGCCGCGCTGAGCGACCAGGACGGCCGGGTCTCGGCCCCCGACCCCAGCATCCTCAAGGCGCCCGTCCCGCTGCTGCGGTACTTCATCCGGCGCGCCGAGCGCTCGGCCCGCCGGGAGGACCGGTTCAGCGCCACGGCCAACGTGAACAACCTCGGCCGGGTTCCGGCGGAGTGGTTCCACACCGGCACGTTCGAGGCCGCCGGCGCGTACATGGTGTCGCCGATGGAGCCGGCCACGCCGGTGTCCGTCGTGGCGACCGAGGGCGACGGCCGCACCGACCTCACGGTGGCCTGGTGGGACGGCCCCGGCATGTCCGAGCGGGTCGACGCCCTGCTCGACACCGTCGGCGAGGCGCTCGCTCCGGCCGTCCACCGCGAGCAGGGCCGGCTGACGTCCGCGGCGCTGCCGGATCCGGGCCCCGGAATCGTGGACCGGTTCCTGGAACAGGTCCGCCGCCGTCCGGACGCGATCGCGGTGAGCGCGTCGGACGGCGAGGTCACCTACGCCGAGCTGGACCGGCGGATGCGCGGTGTCGCGAAGTCCCTGCGGGAGCTGGGAGTCGGCCGCGAGGACGTGGTCGGGCTGCTCGCGGACAAGACCGTGGACGCCGTCGCCGGAGCGTGGGGCACCCTGATGGCCGGCGCCGCGTACCTGCCGATGGACCCACAGCACCCGGACGCCCGCATCCGGACCCTCCTGGCCGACGCGAAGGCCGCGGCCTGCCTGGTCACCCGGCCGCACGACCGGCGCGACCACCGCCCGGACGGCTGCGCCGGGCTCGTGCTCGACGACCTGCCGCGCGACGCCGACCTGGAGCCGGCCGCCCCGGCGCCCGGCGACCTCGCCTACGTCGTCTACACCTCGGGTTCGACCGGCCGGCCCAAGGGCGTCGAGGTCGAACACCGGAGCATCGCGGCGTACGCGACCTGCGCGACGAAGGAACACGGCATCGGCCCGGCCACCCGGCTGCCGCTGCTCTGCTCGCTGTCTTTCGACCTCGCGCAGCTCTCGCTGATCCTGCCCCTCACCGTCGGGGGCACGCTGCAGCTGCTGCGCGACGAGATCAGCCACCTCGGCCTGCAGGAGGTCCTCGACGCCGGGGCCACGACGCTCTCCCTCACGCCCTCGCACCTCGACCTCATCACCCGCCTGGAGCTGCGGCCGGGCGCGGTGCGGACCCTGCTGGTCATCGGCGAGCAGTTCACCCGCGGGGTGGCCCTGCGCGCCCGGCAGGTGTTCGGGCCGGACTGCCTGATCACCAACATGTACGGACCGGCCGAGGCCACCATCGGCGTCGGGTACCACGACTTCGACGCCGACCGCGACGAGGGCGCGGCCGTGCCGATCGGCGTGCCGTACGACGGCGTCACCTACCACGTGCTCGACGCCGGCCGGGGTTACGTCGCCCCCGGCGAGCCCGGCGAGCTGTACATCGGCGGCAGCCAGCTCGCCCGGGGCTACCGGGGCCGGCCCGACCTGACGCGCGAGCGGTTCGTCCGGCTGGCCGACGGCGGCCGGGTCTACCGCACGGGCGACATCGTGCGCCGGCTGCCCGGCGGCGGCCTGGAGTTCTGCGGGCGGATCGACGACCAGATCAAGGTGCTCGGCCACCGCATCGAGCCCGCCGAGATCGCGCAGACCATGGAGACGCACCCGGCCGTGTCCGGCGCCGTGGTCGTCGCGCGCTCCCGGCCGGGCCACCGCGACAAGACGTTGTGCGGGTACGTCACCGCCGCCGACGGGCCGATCGACATCGGCGAGCTGACCGGCTACCTGGCCGAACAGCTGCCCGGCTACCTGGTGCCGGCCACGATCGTGCCGGTCGCGGAGTTCCCGCGCTCGATGAACGGCAAGATCGCGACCGCGTCGCTGCCGGACCCGTTCGGGGACGCGAAGCCGGTGGCCGGCGGGGCGCTCGAAGGCATGGAGGACACGGTGGCGCGGATCTGGTCGCAGGTGCTCGGCGTCGAGGCCGACCGGTTGCACGGCGCCAGTGATTTCCACCGGCTCGGCGGCGACTCGCTGTCGCTGATCACCATGGTCGCGCAGGTCGCCCGGCACGCCACGGGTCCGGACGGTGAGCGCGCGTTCGTCAGCCGGCTGCCCGAGATCATCCGCCGGACGACCGTCGAGCACGTGGCCGAACTGGCTGTGCAGGCTCGGGCGGGGCAGTGA